Proteins from a genomic interval of bacterium:
- a CDS encoding Ni/Fe hydrogenase subunit alpha: MSTRVTINPITRLEGHGKIEIFLNDAGDVERAFFQVPEIRGFETFCIGRPSEEMPRITERICGVCPTAHHTASTKCLDDLWGVEPTRAAWLIRRLVYNAFTFEDHNLHFFYLGGPDFIVGPTAPAAERNILGVIGKVGLEIAGKLIKIRRETRNIIQTIGGKVIHPVFGLPGGVSRGIDEEERQQFLAVAKEAVGFAEFALAAFDDIVLANEAYVDLILSEGYTHKTYYMGLVDDNKKVDFYERRLRVVDPDGKEVALFEPHEYTEYISEHVEPWSYITFPFLKKVGWKGFVDGPDSGVFRVAPLARLNASEGMRTPKAQEHYEKFFATLGGKPAHNTLAFHWARLVEALQAAEEMVTLLSDDEITSDDIRNLPTKTPVEGVGIVEAPRGTLIHHYWTDPDGILTRVNLIVATNHNAAPMAMSVEKAAKAVIKGGKVDDGLLNMVEMAFRPYDPCHACATHALGHTPLIANIYGPDGELVQTVRRDG, encoded by the coding sequence ATGAGCACAAGGGTCACCATCAATCCGATCACCCGCCTCGAGGGCCACGGCAAGATAGAAATCTTCCTGAACGACGCCGGGGACGTCGAGCGGGCCTTCTTCCAGGTGCCCGAGATCCGGGGCTTCGAGACCTTCTGCATCGGGCGCCCCTCCGAGGAGATGCCCCGCATAACCGAGCGCATCTGCGGCGTCTGCCCCACCGCCCACCACACGGCCTCCACCAAGTGCCTGGACGACCTGTGGGGGGTGGAGCCGACCCGGGCGGCCTGGCTCATCCGTCGGCTGGTCTACAACGCCTTCACCTTCGAGGACCACAACCTCCACTTCTTCTACCTGGGCGGGCCCGACTTCATCGTCGGCCCTACCGCCCCCGCCGCCGAGCGCAACATCCTCGGCGTCATCGGCAAGGTCGGCCTCGAGATCGCCGGCAAGCTCATCAAAATCCGCCGCGAGACCCGCAACATCATCCAGACCATCGGCGGCAAGGTGATCCACCCCGTCTTCGGCCTCCCCGGAGGTGTCTCCCGCGGCATAGACGAGGAGGAGCGCCAGCAGTTCCTCGCCGTGGCCAAGGAGGCCGTCGGCTTCGCCGAGTTCGCCCTGGCGGCCTTCGACGACATCGTCCTGGCCAACGAGGCCTACGTGGACCTCATCCTCTCCGAGGGCTACACCCACAAGACCTACTACATGGGCCTGGTGGACGATAACAAGAAGGTGGACTTCTACGAGCGGCGGCTGCGCGTCGTGGACCCGGACGGCAAGGAGGTCGCCCTCTTCGAGCCGCACGAGTACACCGAATACATCTCCGAGCACGTGGAGCCGTGGAGCTACATCACCTTCCCCTTCCTGAAAAAAGTCGGCTGGAAGGGCTTCGTTGACGGCCCCGACTCCGGCGTCTTCCGCGTGGCCCCGCTGGCCCGCCTCAACGCCTCCGAGGGCATGCGCACCCCCAAGGCCCAGGAGCACTACGAGAAGTTCTTCGCCACCCTGGGCGGCAAGCCGGCCCACAACACCCTGGCCTTCCACTGGGCCCGCCTCGTCGAGGCGCTCCAGGCCGCCGAGGAGATGGTCACACTCCTCTCCGACGACGAAATCACCTCCGACGACATCCGCAACCTCCCGACCAAGACCCCGGTCGAGGGCGTCGGCATCGTCGAGGCGCCGCGCGGGACGCTCATCCACCACTACTGGACCGACCCCGACGGCATCCTCACGCGGGTCAACCTCATCGTGGCCACCAACCACAACGCCGCCCCCATGGCCATGAGCGTGGAGAAGGCGGCCAAGGCCGTGATAAAGGGCGGCAAGGTGGACGACGGCCTGCTGAACATGGTCGAGATGGCCTTCCGGCCCTACGACCCGTGCCACGCCTGCGCCACGCACGCCCTGGGGCACACGCCGCTCATCGCGAACATTTACGGCCCCGACGGCGAGCTGGTCCAGACCGTCCGCCGCGACGGCTAA
- a CDS encoding oxidoreductase, which produces MAKPKVAFYWCGACGGCEEAVVDLAEDILKVVEAVDIALWPVALDFKLKDAQAWKPGEIAVSFINGAVRLSEHEEWVKLLREKSGLVVAFGSCSHLGGIPGLVNLSTAEDVFRNKYETSVTVDNPDKVRPQTHSNVDGYDLELPAVWNSVKRLDEVIDVDYYLPGCAPPPNLIMDAVLAILKGELPPKGSVLAPSKSLCETCPLNETKPEKITIGEFKRVATSQPDPEECYLAQGFVCMGPATRGGCGERCIRANMPCRGCFGPPPEALDQGTKLLSAIASAGSAQTEEDAAAAAAALVDPAGTLYRFSLPSSILKRGLPRSEG; this is translated from the coding sequence ATGGCAAAGCCCAAGGTAGCGTTTTACTGGTGCGGCGCGTGCGGCGGATGCGAGGAGGCGGTCGTGGACCTGGCCGAGGACATCCTCAAGGTCGTCGAGGCCGTGGACATCGCCCTGTGGCCGGTGGCCCTGGACTTCAAGCTCAAGGACGCCCAAGCCTGGAAGCCCGGCGAGATAGCCGTCAGCTTCATCAACGGCGCGGTCCGCCTCTCCGAGCACGAGGAGTGGGTCAAGCTCCTGCGCGAAAAGAGCGGCCTCGTCGTGGCCTTCGGCTCCTGCTCCCACCTGGGCGGCATCCCCGGCCTGGTCAACCTCTCCACCGCCGAGGACGTCTTCCGCAACAAGTACGAGACCTCGGTCACCGTGGACAACCCGGACAAGGTCCGGCCCCAGACCCACTCCAACGTTGACGGCTACGACCTCGAGCTGCCCGCGGTGTGGAACAGCGTCAAGCGGCTCGACGAGGTGATAGACGTTGACTACTACCTCCCGGGGTGCGCGCCCCCGCCGAACCTGATCATGGACGCCGTTCTGGCCATCCTCAAGGGGGAGCTGCCGCCCAAGGGGTCGGTCCTGGCGCCTTCGAAGTCGCTCTGCGAGACCTGCCCCCTGAACGAGACCAAGCCGGAGAAGATCACCATCGGCGAGTTCAAGCGGGTGGCCACCAGCCAGCCCGACCCCGAGGAGTGCTACCTGGCGCAGGGCTTCGTCTGCATGGGGCCGGCGACGCGGGGCGGTTGCGGCGAGCGCTGCATCCGCGCCAACATGCCCTGCCGCGGCTGCTTCGGACCGCCGCCCGAGGCCCTGGATCAGGGGACCAAGCTCCTGTCGGCCATCGCCTCCGCCGGGAGCGCCCAGACGGAGGAAGACGCGGCCGCGGCCGCCGCCGCTTTGGTGGACCCGGCCGGAACCCTTTACCGATTCAGCCTGCCCAGCTCGATCCTCAAGCGCGGGCTTCCAAGGAGTGAGGGATAA
- a CDS encoding hydrogenase iron-sulfur subunit produces the protein MADESFEPKLVGFLCRWCTYTGADLAGISRIKYPPNLTAIKVMCSGRVDPTFIVQAFADGADGVLIGGCHPGDCHYDVGNYRTMRRYPMLVKLLGQFGIEPDRVWLRWISASEGNLFADTIRDMTARIKELGPLNWTERTRAINEAVT, from the coding sequence ATGGCTGACGAGAGCTTCGAGCCCAAGCTGGTGGGGTTCCTCTGCCGCTGGTGCACTTACACCGGCGCGGACCTGGCGGGCATCAGCCGGATAAAGTATCCGCCCAACCTCACCGCGATCAAGGTCATGTGCTCCGGCCGCGTGGACCCCACCTTCATCGTCCAGGCCTTCGCCGACGGCGCCGACGGTGTGCTCATCGGCGGCTGCCACCCCGGCGACTGCCACTACGACGTGGGCAACTACCGGACCATGCGCCGCTACCCGATGCTGGTAAAGCTCCTGGGGCAGTTCGGCATCGAGCCCGACCGCGTCTGGCTGCGCTGGATTTCCGCCTCGGAGGGCAACCTCTTCGCCGACACCATCCGGGACATGACCGCCCGGATCAAGGAGCTGGGGCCGCTGAACTGGACCGAGCGGACCCGGGCCATCAACGAAGCGGTGACCTAG
- a CDS encoding FAD-dependent oxidoreductase gives MSDNGKERIGVYVCRCGTNISHVVDVEAVARFAAGLPGVVVAKEYKYMCSEPGQELIQKDIEEFKLNRVVVSSCSPLMHEVTFRGAVEDAGMNPYLFQMTNIREHCSWVHDDTVRATEKAKRLIRAAVLRVSRHRSLEEKEVPVHPDAMVVGAGIAGIEAALRLAEAQRKVYLVEKEPSIGGHMAMFDKTFPTMDCAACILTPKMVSVGQHPNIELLTYSEVEEVAGYVGNFKVKVRQKAGYVTKDCTGCSDCTQVCPVAVPNEFEQGHADRKAVYRLFPQAVPNTFTIDKQGVSPCKIACPADCNAHGYVALASVGKFAEGLALARERVPFPGILGRVCNHPCEKDCNRGEVDQPLSIAAVKRFLADWEVSSGAEYAPELPAEERPEKVAVVGGGPAGLTAAQDLRKLGLQVTLFDSAEKLGGVMRSHIPHFRLPEAVIDREIANVRKWGFEVETGTALGRDVTLDGLLSGGYKAVIVATGATVSTKMPIPGIESEGVFFGMDVLEQVNRGGRPDLGQKVVVVGGGNVAMDVARTALRLDADSVHCFYRRTEREMPAEPTEIEEAKEEGVRFEFLTAPVSLRRGDDGRLVLRCIRMELGAPDSSGRRRPVPIEGSEFETDADSMITAIGQTADVEVYKKWGLTTSSWGSVVVDPVTGATNKDGVFAAGDLVRGPASIVEAIADAHRAAESADRFIRGVDLAEGRILPEPERAPVREARVLRPRVRMPSLPMPERLATFDEVNTGLDEEMVTAEVLRCLNCSVCSECRLCETKCEAKAIDHRMTDTIREVDVGAIIVATGFEPFDVRETPQFGWERFPDVLTGLEFERLCNASGYTEGHILTADGREPKAVAILHCIGSRDENHNAWCSRVCCMYSLKFAYLVRDHTSAEVYDFYIDMRAFGKGYEEFYKRLLAEGVHFIRGKAAEVTDAWEGPEEKGRLVVVAEDTLLGGTRRIPVDMVILSGGLKPRADADKVAKTLHLSCMQGQFFLEKHPKLAPVDTATDGVFIAGACQGPKDIPDSVAQGAAAAAAALSLLDKGKVVLEPIKAAIDEDLCSGCKLCIQNCPYLAITFDAEKKVSVVTEELCKGCGTCVAGCPSGAAGQQGYEDVQILAEVEGMLAEIPMDVPPAVPVA, from the coding sequence ATGAGCGACAACGGCAAGGAACGGATAGGCGTCTACGTCTGCCGCTGCGGGACCAACATCTCGCACGTGGTGGACGTGGAGGCGGTGGCCCGGTTCGCCGCCGGCCTGCCCGGCGTCGTCGTGGCCAAAGAGTACAAGTACATGTGCTCCGAGCCCGGTCAGGAGCTCATACAGAAGGACATCGAGGAGTTCAAGCTGAACCGCGTGGTGGTCTCCTCCTGCTCGCCGCTGATGCACGAGGTCACCTTCCGCGGGGCGGTGGAAGACGCGGGGATGAACCCCTACCTCTTCCAGATGACCAACATCCGGGAGCACTGTTCCTGGGTGCACGACGACACGGTCCGGGCGACGGAGAAGGCCAAGCGTCTCATCCGCGCCGCGGTGCTCCGCGTGAGCCGCCACCGGTCCCTCGAAGAGAAAGAGGTCCCGGTTCACCCCGACGCCATGGTCGTGGGGGCGGGGATCGCCGGCATCGAGGCCGCGCTCAGGCTCGCCGAGGCGCAGCGGAAGGTTTACCTCGTCGAGAAGGAGCCCTCCATCGGCGGCCACATGGCCATGTTCGACAAGACCTTCCCCACCATGGACTGCGCGGCCTGCATCCTCACCCCGAAGATGGTCTCCGTGGGCCAGCACCCCAACATCGAGCTCCTCACCTACTCCGAGGTGGAAGAGGTCGCGGGTTACGTGGGCAACTTCAAGGTCAAGGTCCGCCAAAAGGCCGGCTACGTCACCAAGGACTGCACCGGCTGCTCCGACTGCACCCAGGTCTGCCCCGTCGCGGTCCCCAACGAGTTCGAGCAGGGCCACGCCGACCGGAAGGCCGTCTACCGCCTCTTCCCCCAGGCCGTGCCCAACACCTTCACCATAGACAAACAGGGCGTGTCGCCCTGCAAGATCGCCTGCCCCGCGGACTGCAACGCCCACGGCTACGTGGCCCTGGCCTCGGTGGGCAAGTTCGCCGAGGGCCTGGCCCTGGCCCGTGAGCGGGTGCCGTTCCCCGGCATCCTCGGGCGCGTCTGCAACCACCCCTGCGAGAAGGACTGCAACCGCGGCGAGGTTGACCAGCCGCTCTCCATCGCCGCCGTCAAGCGTTTCCTGGCCGACTGGGAGGTCTCCTCGGGCGCCGAGTACGCCCCCGAGCTCCCCGCCGAGGAGCGTCCCGAGAAGGTGGCCGTGGTGGGCGGCGGTCCCGCCGGCCTCACCGCCGCGCAGGACCTGCGGAAGCTCGGCCTCCAGGTCACCCTCTTCGATTCGGCGGAGAAGCTCGGCGGCGTCATGCGCAGCCACATCCCCCACTTCCGCCTCCCCGAGGCGGTCATTGACCGCGAGATCGCCAACGTCAGGAAGTGGGGCTTCGAGGTCGAGACCGGCACGGCCCTCGGCAGGGACGTCACCCTGGACGGCCTCCTCTCCGGCGGCTATAAGGCGGTCATTGTGGCCACCGGCGCCACCGTGAGCACGAAAATGCCCATCCCCGGCATCGAGTCCGAGGGCGTCTTTTTCGGCATGGACGTGCTGGAGCAGGTCAACCGCGGCGGCCGCCCCGACCTGGGCCAGAAAGTCGTCGTCGTCGGCGGCGGAAACGTGGCCATGGACGTGGCCCGCACCGCCCTGCGCCTGGACGCCGATTCCGTCCACTGCTTCTACCGCCGCACCGAGCGGGAGATGCCCGCCGAGCCGACCGAAATCGAAGAGGCCAAAGAGGAGGGGGTCCGCTTCGAGTTCCTCACCGCCCCGGTGAGCCTGCGTCGCGGCGACGACGGCCGGCTGGTCCTGCGGTGCATCCGCATGGAGCTCGGCGCGCCCGACTCCTCGGGCCGCCGCCGCCCCGTCCCCATCGAGGGCTCCGAGTTCGAGACCGACGCGGACTCCATGATAACGGCCATCGGCCAGACCGCCGACGTCGAGGTCTATAAAAAATGGGGCCTGACGACCAGCTCCTGGGGCTCGGTGGTGGTGGACCCGGTCACGGGGGCCACCAACAAGGACGGCGTCTTCGCCGCCGGCGACCTGGTGCGCGGGCCGGCCTCCATCGTCGAGGCCATCGCCGACGCCCACCGCGCCGCCGAATCGGCGGACCGCTTCATCCGCGGCGTGGACCTGGCCGAGGGACGGATTCTCCCCGAGCCGGAGAGGGCCCCGGTCCGCGAGGCCCGCGTCCTCCGTCCCCGCGTCCGGATGCCGAGCCTGCCCATGCCGGAGCGCCTGGCGACCTTCGATGAGGTGAACACCGGCCTCGACGAGGAGATGGTCACCGCCGAGGTCCTGCGCTGCCTGAACTGCTCCGTCTGCTCCGAGTGCCGCCTCTGCGAGACCAAGTGCGAGGCCAAGGCCATAGACCACCGGATGACCGACACCATCCGCGAGGTGGACGTCGGCGCCATCATCGTCGCCACCGGCTTCGAGCCCTTCGACGTGCGCGAGACGCCGCAGTTCGGCTGGGAGCGCTTCCCCGACGTGCTCACCGGCCTGGAGTTCGAGCGGCTCTGCAACGCCAGCGGGTACACCGAGGGGCACATCCTGACCGCCGACGGCCGCGAGCCGAAAGCGGTGGCCATCCTCCACTGCATCGGCAGCCGTGACGAGAACCACAACGCCTGGTGCTCCCGCGTCTGCTGCATGTACTCGCTGAAATTCGCCTACCTGGTCAGGGATCACACCTCGGCCGAGGTTTACGACTTCTACATAGACATGCGCGCCTTCGGCAAGGGCTACGAGGAGTTCTACAAGCGCCTGCTCGCCGAGGGTGTGCACTTCATCCGCGGCAAGGCGGCCGAGGTGACGGACGCCTGGGAGGGCCCCGAGGAGAAGGGCCGGCTGGTGGTCGTCGCCGAGGACACCCTCCTGGGCGGAACCCGGCGCATCCCGGTGGACATGGTCATCCTCTCCGGCGGCTTGAAGCCCCGGGCCGACGCCGACAAGGTCGCCAAGACCCTCCACCTCTCCTGCATGCAGGGCCAGTTCTTCCTGGAGAAGCACCCCAAGCTGGCCCCGGTGGACACTGCCACGGACGGCGTGTTCATCGCCGGCGCGTGCCAGGGGCCCAAGGACATCCCCGACTCGGTGGCCCAGGGCGCGGCGGCGGCCGCGGCGGCACTCTCCCTCCTCGACAAGGGCAAGGTCGTCCTCGAGCCCATAAAGGCCGCCATAGACGAGGACCTCTGCAGCGGCTGCAAGCTCTGCATCCAGAACTGCCCCTACCTCGCCATCACCTTCGACGCCGAAAAGAAGGTCTCCGTGGTGACCGAGGAGCTGTGCAAGGGCTGCGGGACCTGCGTGGCGGGCTGCCCCTCCGGCGCCGCCGGCCAGCAGGGATACGAGGACGTGCAGATTCTGGCCGAGGTCGAGGGCATGCTCGCCGAGATCCCCATGGATGTCCCCCCGGCGGTCCCAGTCGCCTAG
- a CDS encoding 2Fe-2S iron-sulfur cluster-binding protein yields MVKLTVDGQSVEVEEGTTVLAAARALEIDIPTLCYSDFLEPYAGCRMCTVKVGEGDGAKLTTSCNLVATEGMNVVTGDGDVRRSRKFTLELLLAKAPSVERLQELGAEYGADPRRFGEPTEEALANRCILCGLCTRICQERVKAFAIAINERGSRSYVSAPYDALSPDCIACGSCSSICPTGSARVYDRYGRKVIHPELSLASNSAVRFVTKQMVPNVPTVYEDDCIHFRQSAAGNAVDACRICEEACGKDAVSLDSTDEEVRLDVGTIIVATGMQVFDPSVIPALGYRRLPNVITGMEFEFMARADGMTGGHIELEDGRTPEAIAILHCIGSRDERYHSYCSRVCCMYSLKFAHLVKEHTDAEVYCFYIDIRAFGKGYEEFYKRLLSEGVHFIRGKAAEVTPAGDRLKVVAEDTLLGVTREVPVDMVILSTALEARSDAEEVRRIVGIGCGSQGFFQEMHPKLAPVATTTDGVFIAGACQGPKDIPDSVAQGAAAAAEALSLIGQGQVAIEPITSVIDEELCSGCRYCIQNCPYTAISYDAEKKVSVVNSVLCKGCGTCVAGCPSGASRQRHYSDTQIYAELGGMLRL; encoded by the coding sequence ATGGTTAAGCTGACCGTAGACGGGCAGAGCGTGGAGGTCGAGGAGGGTACGACCGTCCTGGCGGCGGCCAGGGCCCTGGAGATAGACATCCCGACCCTGTGCTACTCCGATTTCCTCGAGCCCTACGCCGGATGCCGGATGTGCACGGTCAAGGTCGGCGAGGGCGACGGCGCCAAGCTGACCACCTCCTGCAACCTGGTGGCGACCGAGGGGATGAACGTCGTCACCGGCGACGGGGACGTGCGCCGGTCCCGGAAGTTCACCCTCGAGCTCCTGCTGGCCAAGGCCCCGTCCGTGGAACGCCTCCAGGAGCTGGGGGCGGAGTACGGGGCCGACCCCAGGCGCTTCGGCGAGCCCACCGAGGAGGCCCTCGCGAACCGCTGCATCCTCTGCGGACTCTGCACGCGCATCTGCCAGGAGCGGGTAAAGGCCTTCGCCATCGCCATCAACGAGCGCGGCTCCAGGAGCTACGTCTCGGCGCCCTACGACGCGCTCTCGCCGGACTGCATCGCCTGCGGCTCCTGCTCCAGCATCTGCCCCACAGGCTCGGCCAGGGTCTACGACCGTTACGGCCGCAAGGTCATCCACCCCGAGCTCTCACTGGCCTCCAACTCGGCCGTGCGCTTCGTCACCAAGCAGATGGTCCCCAACGTGCCCACGGTCTACGAGGATGACTGCATCCACTTCCGGCAGAGCGCCGCCGGCAACGCCGTTGACGCCTGCCGCATCTGCGAGGAGGCCTGCGGCAAGGACGCCGTGAGCCTCGACTCCACCGACGAGGAGGTCCGGCTCGATGTGGGGACGATAATCGTCGCCACCGGGATGCAGGTCTTCGACCCCTCGGTCATCCCCGCCCTGGGTTACCGCCGGCTGCCCAACGTCATCACCGGCATGGAGTTCGAGTTCATGGCCCGGGCCGACGGCATGACCGGCGGCCACATCGAGCTCGAGGACGGCCGCACGCCCGAGGCCATCGCCATCCTCCACTGCATCGGCTCCCGCGACGAGCGGTACCATTCCTACTGCTCCCGCGTCTGCTGCATGTACTCCCTGAAATTCGCCCACCTGGTCAAGGAGCACACCGACGCCGAGGTCTACTGCTTCTACATAGACATACGCGCCTTCGGCAAGGGTTACGAGGAGTTCTACAAGCGCCTGCTTTCCGAGGGTGTGCACTTCATCCGCGGCAAGGCCGCCGAGGTCACGCCGGCCGGCGACAGGCTCAAGGTGGTCGCCGAGGACACCCTTCTGGGCGTCACGCGCGAGGTGCCGGTGGACATGGTCATCCTCTCCACCGCCCTGGAGGCGCGCTCCGACGCCGAGGAGGTGCGCCGCATCGTGGGCATCGGCTGCGGCAGCCAGGGCTTCTTCCAGGAGATGCACCCCAAGCTGGCCCCCGTGGCCACCACCACCGACGGCGTGTTCATCGCCGGCGCCTGCCAGGGGCCCAAGGACATCCCGGACTCCGTGGCCCAGGGAGCCGCCGCCGCCGCCGAGGCCCTCTCACTCATCGGCCAGGGCCAGGTCGCCATCGAGCCAATCACCTCGGTCATTGACGAGGAGCTCTGCTCCGGCTGCCGGTACTGCATCCAGAACTGCCCCTACACGGCGATTTCCTACGACGCGGAGAAGAAGGTCTCCGTGGTCAACAGCGTGCTGTGCAAGGGCTGCGGCACCTGCGTGGCCGGCTGCCCCTCCGGAGCCTCCCGCCAGAGGCACTACTCGGACACGCAGATCTACGCCGAGTTGGGCGGCATGCTGCGCCTGTAG